The Naumovozyma dairenensis CBS 421 chromosome 1, complete genome genomic interval CTATTCCAGTCTACAGTCCAGAGTTACTATTATCTGACCTTCTTTTGGTACCACCAATGCGCTTTCGAGAATCGTTCGAACTTCTCAATGCGGGTCTATTACCGTCATTAGTTCCCcttccattattataacTCCTAGGATTGTTGTTATATTAATGGAAGgggtaataataatggtagTAGGTCTGTGCGGGCAAAGTCGAACGAAACTCGAAAACGCATGGGTGGTACAAAAAGAAGGTCAGATAATAGTAACTCTGGACCTGTAGACTGGAACCGAATTTGTCGTGAAAATAACTTGAGTATGAACTGTCAGCAAGCCAGTTTTATAGAAGGGGGACggacattattattttttctgattgatttcaattttattccCATCGTAGTAACTCCTTTCCAATTCAAGCAGTTTTTAGTTAATAAGTTATGTAGAACTTTGTTACAAACATCTTATTCATTTGGAATATGAACGACCTAAAGGAAGGAAAGTCGACTTATTCATCGCATAGCAGCTTAATGTATAGATAGTCAACTTAGGCATCAATTCAGTTTGACTGAAGAATAAGTTTGATACCGAGAGACATTACGTTTAGATTAGAAGAAtgtcattaataataattactgatttctatataatatatgaTTATAAATCAAGCTCTATCTCTTCTGGATTGCTAGTAGTCATAGTTTTTTGCTGTTTTGCACTAGCCGCTGCTGTAACGAATTGAACGTTGCCATCATTATGACTTGCTTCCTCTGTATCTATCTTCATTTCGTTCTCAAGTTGCCTTTTTAACCTcaacatatttttatatgtttCTTTGTTACCATATTCTAGCTCAAATTTGTCCCAATGTTCCCATAAATCTGTATTTTCTACTGGTGGCAACAACTTTGCACCATATTCCATTATTTCTCTTGCCCTTGTAACTTCTTTACTTTTAGCTTCTAAATGTGCAAACTTTAGGATGTAAGGAATCACTTTCGAATTAGGTAACGCTGTAATAGCTTGTTCATAAAGTTCTCTTGCGACAGAAATACCGAAATTAGATTCTGCTTCAGAAATGCACATATCCCATAAAGTGAGTCGACTATTTAAGTAAGTACGACCTTCACCATTATTTTTGGCCCCATCTAATAAGATGTCCACTGATTTTTTAATCAAGCCATTTTTCTCAGCTTCATATTTACTGTAGAGGATAAACAATGCTTTACAGTCAACACCTGCTTGTATTAAGTGTCGTAGTGACTGATCAAACAGTTCCCTTATGTGTTCTTTAGAGATTATTGAACTTTCAACCACTTCGGACAGGTAGATATTCCAAATCTCATTTTGCGTTTCAGGTGTAAATATTGCAACAGCCCTTTCATAAACCTGATAGCTATCCAAAGTTCTTCCACAGTTTTTTAGAAAATGGGCGTAGTTTATAAACATCATAGGCGATAAAATTTTCAGTTTAATTGCACTCTCATATGTCTCTATGATTTTATCCTTCCAAATCTTCTCATTCTCAAAGGTTGAATTTACCATTTCTAACAAATCTATTTTTAATGACCATAACTTTAACGAATTGAAAACAATTGTTTGTGCAGGGACCTTCCCATGACTGGCTCTAAATTTATCTATAATCACATCAGGATGATCTGGAGCTATTAATGCagtatctaataataaaagacATCTTTGTACACCGTCATCTAACTCTAGTTCATTATTTATCCATGTTGTCCATATTTCTTCCAAGTCTTCTATATATGGGAAAGGGACTTTCAGTGCACTTTCATATATCTGTCTTGCACTATCATAATTTTTACTATCCCAGTATATCTGAGCATAACTTACCCAAAGCTTCCCAAATACTCCTCGAGTAATTACTTTCAGAGGGtcaattttcattatagcCTCGGTATATACTTCCACTTTCTTACTCTTTGCTTCAAATAATGCAACTCTTTCATTCCATGTTGATATCATATTCGGATTCTGTCTTAACTTTAgattattcattttcaacTTGTAATTTACAGTTAGATCTTGCGcgatttgaaaatgagaaGATAAAAGCTCTTCCCATTTGGGATCAGTCTGTAAAGTTTTATTGTCTTTTAACTCATTAATAATTGTCTCCAAGAAAGCCTGCTCGAAATTAAGATGCAGATTATAAAGAATCGTAAAATCGTGAACAGATGAAGTAGCTTTCAACGATTTTTGCAAGAGCTCCTCaaattgatcaaatttCGCTTGTTTAATGTAATGCTTTGCCTTTAATATTGTTACAGTTAGACACTCAGTTGGAAACTgcttttccaattcttcaGCGAATAGCTCATACTCCTTTTCCAGttttaatgattctaaCATTTTCAGgtaatttaaatttatatcAAAAGATGAACCTTTTGTCGGCAGATATGATGTTGAAGTCCCTTTTGTCTCCCTCATTGATTGTTTATATATCTCAATTGCAGTGTTATAATCTTTGGTGTTATACAATGCCTGCAATACTTGCTCGACCGCCGACGGTGGGCATACCAAAATGTATCTTCTTAAAAAGTGGGAAGCCCATACATTAGCAAAATCcgtttcttcattattcttaCTTGTAATCTCATTATCTGTCGCAAACAAAGTTTTATAAATCAAAAGTTGGAGTTCATCGTATTGATCTTGCTCgacatcattttcatccTCTTCATCTGCAAAAGTCAAGggaagaaatttttcataaataAATTCGATTATTTTCCCCCATAAGGTTCCTTGATCTTGTATCTTCAATCGAGTAATGGAAATATCAAAAACTTCCCTAATTAGTTTCAGGTCATATTGTTCGAGAGCGAAATCCAAGAACATAAAATATATGTCAGTAGGAGTCTTTTCTTGACATGTGTCTAAacatttttggaaaatgagagtcatttttgaatatttaaatttattggcCATAAATCTGTCATTTTGCCAAGTTATATACTCCATCCATAGTTCTCcatcatcaacaaattGTA includes:
- the SYF1 gene encoding mRNA splicing protein SYF1 (similar to Saccharomyces cerevisiae SYF1 (YDR416W); ancestral locus Anc_5.519) is translated as MEAFLNEDDIAFEYELQKDPQNLTAWKRYLDHWKSQLRDPNNKNSKRTEDLIEWLYERLLLQFVDDGELWMEYITWQNDRFMANKFKYSKMTLIFQKCLDTCQEKTPTDIYFMFLDFALEQYDLKLIREVFDISITRLKIQDQGTLWGKIIEFIYEKFLPLTFADEEDENDVEQDQYDELQLLIYKTLFATDNEITSKNNEETDFANVWASHFLRRYILVCPPSAVEQVLQALYNTKDYNTAIEIYKQSMRETKGTSTSYLPTKGSSFDINLNYLKMLESLKLEKEYELFAEELEKQFPTECLTVTILKAKHYIKQAKFDQFEELLQKSLKATSSVHDFTILYNLHLNFEQAFLETIINELKDNKTLQTDPKWEELLSSHFQIAQDLTVNYKLKMNNLKLRQNPNMISTWNERVALFEAKSKKVEVYTEAIMKIDPLKVITRGVFGKLWVSYAQIYWDSKNYDSARQIYESALKVPFPYIEDLEEIWTTWINNELELDDGVQRCLLLLDTALIAPDHPDVIIDKFRASHGKVPAQTIVFNSLKLWSLKIDLLEMVNSTFENEKIWKDKIIETYESAIKLKILSPMMFINYAHFLKNCGRTLDSYQVYERAVAIFTPETQNEIWNIYLSEVVESSIISKEHIRELFDQSLRHLIQAGVDCKALFILYSKYEAEKNGLIKKSVDILLDGAKNNGEGRTYLNSRLTLWDMCISEAESNFGISVARELYEQAITALPNSKVIPYILKFAHLEAKSKEVTRAREIMEYGAKLLPPVENTDLWEHWDKFELEYGNKETYKNMLRLKRQLENEMKIDTEEASHNDGNVQFVTAAASAKQQKTMTTSNPEEIELDL